The uncultured Sunxiuqinia sp. genomic sequence TTGCATAACAAGACGACCTTACCATACTCACCAGGTTCAAACTTTATAATATCGTCAATCATACCATGCCGATATTCCGGAATGGCATATTTCAATTCAATTTCAAATTGTTCGCTCAATGTAGAAAAAACAGAATTAATGATGATGTTACTAATTTCAGTAAGAGCACTGATATTTAGGATGTCACTACTGTTGTTTAAATGAAGATCCCGAACAAATAATCTGACTAATTTATTGGCCTTTTCGGTAGGGAAAATAAGTAATCCCGAACCTGAGAACGTTGATGAAAACCCCATCTCAACGGCAGCGTAATCTTCATTGGTCCATGTAGCTAAAAATTCCATCAAGCTCTTTTCATCGAATATATCTAAACTGGGTGTTTCGAGAGTTACGTGGTGTTCAACAATCTGATTCAATACATTTGCGCCCCTGCCAATTCCAATATTGATGATTTCAAGCAGAGCATCCCTGTGCTTTTCGCTAACTTCCATAACCTAATTTTTGGATGACAGTTGAAAAATTGTTGATGCCGACTTTATAAACTCTTGATGGTCAAAGGGTTTGTGCATCACATGACTTACCCCAAGATCAATGTATTTCTGTCTGGTTGTAGGCTGGATATCAGCAGTTAATAGAATTACGGGGATGTGTTTATTGGTGAGTTTCAGCTTTTCCATAACGCCATAGCCATCCAGTTTTGGCATTAGTGAATCTAACACCATACCATCGGGTTGCTCTTTTTCAATCATTAAAAGTGCCTCCTCTCCATTTTTTGCTTGAATCACATCGACGTCGGGAAAATCGCTTAAAATATCTTCAATTTTCAGACGCATAACTAAAGAATCATCCACAACCAAAATTATTTTCTTTTCCATAATGAGCTATTTCTATTCGTTAGAATGAAGACTATTGATGCAATAACGTGTCTTTTGAGTGAATTAAGATATTCAACCTTTTATTGTAGCCCACAATATAGTAAATAATACTCTTTTATTTAAGAAATAGTTTGTGTTGTTTAGTTCTAATACGAATCAAAATCAGGCTCATTTTTGGAAATCTATTTTTTGAAATGTGTTACACAGCTTGAATTGCTTTTTCCAGCCTGTTTTTAATATCTATGGCTATACCACCCAAATCCTCATTTTCAATTGCCA encodes the following:
- a CDS encoding response regulator, whose translation is MEKKIILVVDDSLVMRLKIEDILSDFPDVDVIQAKNGEEALLMIEKEQPDGMVLDSLMPKLDGYGVMEKLKLTNKHIPVILLTADIQPTTRQKYIDLGVSHVMHKPFDHQEFIKSASTIFQLSSKN